One window from the genome of Candidatus Chlorohelix allophototropha encodes:
- a CDS encoding glycosyltransferase family 4 protein has protein sequence MSRQNRVLMVFNAKVNERKQQLKKHGRGAIPYSDYIALTENVDVDYIDRETIDSILWAKLVRRFLGYMMALVLVAFVKSRKYDTIYADCEPIGLPLAFLFKLSKSKKRLLFIAHWLTPFSRTVFLDYLKVQKQIDTVFVHTLAQQTVAIARCGFASKQIQLIPYQIDTEFWSQQAYETQLAKENRSRPVPEKPYICSAGLECRDYGTLIKAIEGLDIELKLAVGSHWSNTTGAGLEGELPPNVKVKFYNYTELRELYANAALVVVPTRDVDHAAGITVILEAMGMGKTVISTRSVGQSDVINDKRSHSRGDFKRISISTFLRMFASDELSDLQTGFYVNPGEVEEMRRSIVHLMENPEKAKQIGRNANLVVNEVMTVGHFKDRVLAHVIGSTYVADTRVGTNPELFREAVML, from the coding sequence ATGAGTCGTCAAAACCGCGTATTGATGGTTTTCAATGCTAAAGTAAATGAACGTAAACAGCAACTTAAAAAACACGGCAGAGGCGCAATTCCTTATTCTGATTATATTGCGTTAACCGAAAATGTTGATGTTGATTACATTGATAGAGAAACAATTGATTCTATCCTGTGGGCTAAGCTGGTACGTCGCTTTCTGGGTTATATGATGGCGCTGGTATTGGTGGCTTTTGTGAAGAGTCGGAAATACGATACTATCTATGCTGACTGCGAACCGATTGGGTTACCGCTTGCTTTCCTTTTCAAATTATCAAAAAGCAAAAAAAGACTTTTATTCATTGCCCATTGGCTTACTCCTTTCTCTCGGACGGTTTTTCTTGATTATTTGAAAGTGCAGAAGCAAATTGATACCGTCTTTGTACATACTTTAGCACAGCAAACTGTCGCTATAGCTCGCTGTGGCTTTGCCTCCAAACAAATCCAACTTATCCCTTACCAAATCGATACCGAATTTTGGAGCCAGCAAGCCTACGAAACGCAATTGGCAAAAGAGAATCGTAGCCGACCTGTACCTGAGAAGCCCTATATTTGCAGCGCCGGTTTGGAATGTCGTGATTACGGTACTCTAATCAAAGCGATTGAGGGTCTTGATATTGAATTAAAACTGGCAGTTGGTAGCCACTGGTCGAACACCACCGGCGCAGGCTTGGAAGGTGAGTTGCCGCCCAATGTTAAAGTGAAATTCTATAATTACACCGAATTACGCGAATTGTATGCAAACGCTGCCTTAGTAGTAGTGCCTACCCGCGATGTTGACCATGCTGCAGGTATTACTGTTATTCTCGAAGCGATGGGGATGGGGAAAACGGTGATTTCTACTCGTAGCGTTGGACAATCGGATGTAATAAACGATAAACGCTCCCATAGCAGAGGCGATTTCAAGCGGATTTCAATCAGTACCTTCCTTCGTATGTTTGCCTCGGATGAACTCAGCGATTTACAAACCGGGTTTTATGTGAACCCCGGTGAAGTTGAGGAAATGCGAAGGTCTATCGTTCATTTAATGGAAAACCCCGAAAAGGCGAAACAAATTGGACGCAATGCTAATTTGGTAGTAAATGAAGTAATGACGGTGGGGCATTTCAAGGATAGAGTGCTTGCCCATGTTATCGGCTCAACTTACGTGGCGGATACACGAGTCGGAACGAATCCGGAACTATTTCGAGAAGCGGTTATGCTATAG
- a CDS encoding glycosyltransferase family 2 protein gives MVALASYKHSCKRKYEEGLNLAREDLAAATSQNSKLWQTCQSFNIYSPIFRFLLLKVISLNSLYRFTLLLLMAMAGKTRRLTETISYYRGLVVGLGSIEAFRTYTRALPRSNSDSAQGISLILCTRNRAAFLRTCLASILATEYPELDLLVVDQSDNNHSELVFQEFSTDSRVRYLKLESKGRSRAFNAAYPLARYSIIGIFDDDCRPEKDWLNNIAAIFRNRPEVGMLVGQVLPSDYNPQLGHIPYFLLPHARYCGIQRLLEPGGAGMGANMIARREVFEASGLFDEQIGPGTPIPASDDFDLVFRAVRTGFLVFQSPASTIWHDGFRAGEDLSKLIDGYQLSGSAVCMKYVRAGELKGLLLLLGLLWNSVSYLTLRLLKRQQPLGLRALKANLKGVWVGLKMPLDLKNRVFIEKPL, from the coding sequence TTGGTAGCTTTAGCCTCTTATAAGCATAGCTGTAAAAGAAAATATGAGGAAGGGCTGAACTTAGCACGCGAGGATTTGGCGGCGGCTACTTCTCAAAACTCGAAACTCTGGCAGACCTGTCAGAGTTTTAATATCTATTCTCCTATTTTCCGTTTTCTGTTATTAAAAGTTATATCCCTCAATAGTCTATATCGTTTTACCTTGCTTTTGCTCATGGCAATGGCAGGTAAAACCCGCCGGTTGACCGAAACGATTAGTTATTATCGAGGGTTGGTGGTAGGGCTAGGTTCCATTGAAGCCTTTCGCACCTATACAAGGGCGCTTCCAAGGAGCAATTCAGACTCTGCTCAGGGTATCAGCCTTATACTTTGCACCCGCAACCGCGCTGCTTTCCTGCGCACTTGCCTTGCCTCAATCCTTGCGACTGAATATCCCGAACTTGATTTATTGGTAGTTGACCAGAGCGATAATAATCACTCAGAGTTAGTATTCCAGGAATTTTCCACCGATAGCCGGGTACGTTACCTTAAGCTCGAAAGTAAGGGTAGGAGTAGAGCCTTTAACGCCGCTTATCCGCTTGCTCGTTACTCCATAATAGGGATATTTGATGATGATTGCCGTCCTGAAAAAGACTGGCTTAATAATATCGCAGCAATTTTCCGCAATCGCCCGGAAGTGGGAATGTTAGTAGGGCAAGTGTTACCTTCGGACTATAACCCCCAATTGGGTCATATTCCTTACTTTCTGCTGCCTCACGCCCGTTATTGTGGCATTCAACGTTTATTAGAGCCGGGCGGCGCAGGTATGGGCGCAAATATGATCGCTCGTCGCGAAGTGTTTGAAGCTTCCGGGTTGTTTGATGAACAGATCGGTCCCGGTACTCCTATCCCCGCTTCCGATGATTTTGATCTAGTTTTCAGAGCGGTACGTACCGGCTTTCTGGTATTTCAATCACCTGCCTCTACTATCTGGCATGACGGGTTTCGCGCGGGTGAAGACCTTTCAAAGCTGATAGATGGCTACCAACTTAGCGGTAGCGCAGTGTGTATGAAGTACGTAAGGGCAGGAGAGCTAAAGGGCTTGCTATTGTTATTAGGGCTGCTGTGGAATTCGGTAAGTTACCTGACTTTGCGCCTGCTAAAAAGGCAACAACCTTTAGGTTTACGCGCTTTAAAAGCTAATCTCAAAGGCGTTTGGGTCGGACTTAAGATGCCGCTTGACTTAAAAAACCGTGTATTTATCGAAAAGCCTCTTTAG
- a CDS encoding B12-binding domain-containing radical SAM protein gives MKTHSQYTSLPLASLLDESKPARSLHVHFINPPVPTLDKSYAKLLTFNTIPLALLYPATVLKQAGHHVTINDVKSGEKLQIPRSAHIVGITTDTVRYYDAIAIARLAKKMGKIVVMGGNHVTFDTEKTLRTGVVDFIVRGEGDVTILNLVNALSQKDGCDPHTINGVSWYNKKEDVVVNNPAGHWIQDLDALPLPDHSILNNMELYRKKGFNRFGKLGKPQFQISGSRGCPYECSFCIVTSVYGAKWRHRSPDSILHEVQQALKLGFDTIFFTDDIFSINYKRTMEFCEEVLRRNMKFSWTCQCSCDSIAKHPDMVELMARAGCEAVLLGVESMDESALTLYRKRATVDNNFEAVKNLKKHNIISLASTIVGTPQETHESINRNFGYLMELAPEMLWVNILTPYIGTDDWELYQDRIFDRNWQHYDVYHSVMKLDNLSPSEVEFAQRRMMTMYYTRPKYMFRTLPNLFNKQLWSNN, from the coding sequence ATGAAAACGCACTCTCAATATACAAGCCTACCTTTGGCTTCTCTTTTAGATGAAAGCAAACCTGCTCGTTCTTTACATGTACATTTTATCAATCCGCCTGTACCTACTCTAGATAAAAGTTATGCCAAGTTACTCACCTTCAACACCATTCCGTTGGCGCTACTCTACCCTGCCACAGTTCTCAAGCAAGCCGGACATCATGTGACGATTAACGATGTGAAATCCGGTGAAAAGCTTCAGATTCCACGCAGCGCGCATATTGTGGGTATCACTACCGATACTGTGCGCTATTATGATGCCATTGCCATTGCGCGTCTTGCTAAAAAGATGGGCAAAATCGTGGTGATGGGTGGAAATCATGTGACTTTTGATACCGAAAAAACCTTGCGAACCGGGGTGGTGGATTTTATTGTACGCGGTGAAGGGGATGTAACTATACTTAACTTGGTGAATGCCCTGTCTCAAAAAGACGGCTGCGACCCGCACACAATTAATGGCGTAAGTTGGTACAACAAAAAAGAAGATGTGGTTGTTAACAACCCTGCCGGTCATTGGATTCAAGACCTCGACGCTTTGCCCTTGCCAGATCACAGCATCTTGAACAATATGGAACTGTACCGCAAGAAAGGTTTTAACCGCTTTGGTAAATTGGGCAAACCGCAATTCCAGATTTCCGGTAGTCGCGGTTGTCCTTATGAATGCTCTTTTTGCATCGTTACTTCGGTTTACGGCGCGAAATGGCGGCATCGTAGCCCCGATAGTATCTTGCATGAGGTTCAGCAAGCCTTGAAGCTCGGCTTTGATACCATATTTTTTACCGATGACATTTTCAGCATCAACTACAAGCGGACTATGGAGTTTTGCGAGGAGGTTTTGCGCCGGAACATGAAGTTTTCTTGGACTTGCCAGTGTTCATGCGACTCGATAGCGAAACATCCCGATATGGTTGAACTGATGGCAAGAGCGGGTTGCGAAGCGGTTTTGTTGGGGGTGGAGAGCATGGATGAGAGCGCTCTGACGCTTTATCGGAAACGCGCCACCGTTGACAACAACTTTGAAGCGGTCAAGAATCTCAAGAAGCACAATATTATTAGCTTGGCATCTACGATTGTGGGAACACCACAAGAAACCCATGAATCAATTAATCGCAACTTCGGTTATTTGATGGAGCTTGCCCCTGAAATGCTCTGGGTTAATATTCTTACTCCCTATATTGGCACCGACGATTGGGAACTCTATCAGGATCGCATTTTCGACCGGAACTGGCAGCATTACGATGTTTATCACAGCGTGATGAAGCTAGATAACCTGTCGCCAAGTGAGGTAGAGTTCGCGCAACGCCGGATGATGACCATGTACTATACGCGCCCTAAATATATGTTTCGCACTTTGCCAAATCTTTTTAACAAACAACTTTGGTCAAATAACTAA
- a CDS encoding ribonuclease J — MDTTDRIKIIPLGGVGEVGKNMTVFEYGDDLIIVDVGLGFPSEEMHGIDLVIPDISYLDDKKEYIRAIILTHGHEDHIGALAFLLPQLGIEIPIYCTTLTAGLVKVKLKERKLIETANLRVISPDDKIIAGSFTIEPYRVAHSVPDGVGLAISTAAGTIVHTGDFKFDQTPVDGRITDFGKIAEFGRRGVLLLMSDCVHVESPGITPSEAAVTQTFDQIFREAEGRIIVATFASLISRVQQVVDVAYRYGRKVVVVGRSLENNVAMGRELGYLDIPENTLIKAGEASKYDPSQLTFVVTGAQGEPMAVLSRIANREHKTLTIQQGDMVIISATPIPGNETAVGNCINNLIRQGADVTYSTIQRVHVSGHASQEELKLMINLVRPRYLMPIHGEPRHLALYSKLAQELGYTVENIFIAENGKVVEVGPNFGGVTGTVPSGAVYIDGSSIGEIGDIVIKDRGLLARDGVLMVVLVADQESGLLVGPADVVSRGFVYVREAGELMDFVKQKVEQRFGDEDLLSDQAGTIRKVKDFVGDLLYMQTKRRPVVLPVVMKI; from the coding sequence TTGGATACAACTGATCGAATAAAAATTATTCCACTTGGCGGTGTCGGCGAAGTAGGGAAAAATATGACTGTCTTCGAATATGGAGACGATCTGATTATTGTGGACGTAGGTTTGGGATTTCCGAGCGAGGAAATGCATGGTATTGACCTCGTAATTCCTGATATTTCCTATCTCGATGATAAAAAGGAATATATCAGAGCGATCATTCTCACTCATGGTCACGAAGACCATATTGGAGCGTTAGCTTTCCTGCTTCCACAACTGGGGATAGAAATTCCAATCTACTGCACCACGCTTACCGCCGGGCTGGTCAAAGTAAAACTAAAAGAACGCAAATTAATTGAAACCGCTAACCTGCGTGTTATTAGCCCAGATGACAAAATTATAGCGGGAAGTTTTACGATTGAGCCGTACCGGGTAGCGCACAGCGTACCGGATGGCGTGGGTCTGGCTATTTCCACTGCGGCTGGAACGATTGTCCATACCGGAGATTTCAAATTTGATCAAACTCCGGTGGATGGCAGAATCACCGATTTCGGTAAAATCGCCGAGTTTGGACGGCGTGGGGTATTACTGTTGATGAGCGATTGCGTTCATGTAGAAAGCCCCGGCATCACGCCTAGCGAAGCCGCCGTAACCCAAACCTTCGATCAGATTTTCCGGGAAGCGGAAGGGCGCATAATCGTGGCTACCTTTGCCTCGCTTATCAGCCGTGTGCAGCAAGTGGTCGATGTAGCCTACCGATACGGACGAAAAGTAGTCGTAGTCGGGCGAAGTCTTGAGAATAACGTAGCAATGGGGCGTGAGTTAGGTTATTTAGATATTCCCGAAAACACCTTGATAAAAGCGGGCGAAGCTTCCAAATATGACCCGTCGCAATTGACCTTTGTGGTAACCGGTGCGCAAGGGGAACCAATGGCAGTTTTGAGTCGGATTGCCAATCGTGAGCACAAGACCTTGACCATTCAGCAGGGCGACATGGTTATAATTTCCGCCACTCCCATTCCGGGCAATGAAACGGCGGTTGGTAATTGCATTAACAATTTAATCCGGCAAGGGGCAGATGTAACTTATAGTACCATCCAGCGCGTCCATGTTTCCGGGCATGCCAGCCAAGAAGAACTCAAATTGATGATAAACTTGGTACGCCCCCGCTACTTGATGCCCATACATGGCGAACCACGCCATCTAGCGTTATATTCGAAACTGGCGCAAGAATTGGGCTATACCGTTGAAAATATCTTCATCGCCGAAAATGGCAAAGTGGTGGAAGTTGGTCCAAACTTTGGAGGAGTTACCGGCACTGTACCTTCAGGGGCAGTTTACATCGACGGCTCAAGCATTGGAGAAATCGGCGATATAGTTATCAAAGACCGAGGCTTACTGGCACGTGACGGGGTATTGATGGTGGTACTGGTTGCAGATCAAGAGTCCGGTTTGCTGGTAGGACCTGCCGATGTGGTGAGTCGGGGCTTTGTCTATGTGCGTGAAGCCGGAGAATTGATGGACTTCGTAAAGCAAAAAGTAGAGCAACGTTTCGGCGATGAAGACTTGCTGTCAGATCAAGCGGGCACTATACGCAAGGTTAAAGACTTTGTGGGAGATTTGCTCTATATGCAGACTAAACGACGCCCGGTTGTTTTGCCTGTTGTAATGAAAATCTAA
- a CDS encoding uracil-DNA glycosylase: MSAEILAKIAEEVAECTKCPLCKGRTKTVPGEGSPEAKIMFIGEAPGYHEDIQGKPFVGQSGQLLEKMLVALGYSRQDVFIANVVKCRPPDNRDPQDSEIAACKSYLDRQIAALNPRLIVTLGRFSMRRWFPNERISQIHGKPKEDNGRIVMPMFHPAAALRDRDRTYKMFREDAYTIPDLLKRAEELALTELWGQTYTPVEEATPEISVQIAEQRSELTPPSVNTEPVVDIPKEEKAPKAAKTRKKKQDEPPAEQLTLF, from the coding sequence ATGTCGGCGGAGATACTGGCTAAAATAGCGGAGGAGGTGGCAGAATGTACCAAATGCCCTCTTTGCAAAGGACGCACTAAAACTGTTCCCGGCGAAGGAAGCCCCGAAGCAAAAATTATGTTTATTGGGGAAGCGCCCGGTTATCATGAAGATATTCAGGGCAAGCCTTTTGTTGGGCAATCCGGGCAATTGCTGGAAAAAATGCTTGTCGCGCTTGGTTATAGCCGTCAAGACGTGTTTATCGCCAATGTAGTTAAATGCCGCCCACCCGATAACCGTGATCCGCAGGATTCTGAAATAGCCGCTTGCAAAAGTTATCTTGATCGTCAGATTGCTGCCCTCAATCCTCGCTTAATCGTTACGCTCGGAAGATTTTCGATGCGCCGTTGGTTCCCCAACGAACGAATCAGCCAGATTCACGGCAAGCCTAAAGAAGATAACGGGCGTATTGTTATGCCGATGTTCCATCCTGCCGCAGCTCTGCGCGACCGTGACCGCACTTACAAAATGTTCAGAGAAGATGCCTATACCATTCCCGATTTGCTAAAAAGAGCAGAAGAATTAGCCCTTACCGAATTATGGGGGCAGACCTACACGCCTGTAGAAGAAGCCACTCCCGAAATATCGGTACAGATAGCAGAGCAGCGTTCCGAGTTGACCCCACCCAGCGTTAATACAGAACCTGTAGTGGATATTCCTAAAGAAGAAAAAGCCCCTAAAGCCGCTAAAACACGCAAAAAAAAACAGGATGAGCCACCCGCCGAGCAGTTAACCCTGTTCTGA
- a CDS encoding RelA/SpoT family protein has protein sequence MHDSDKTAPTVKSGVIERQVEQNGRSTEKKIAGATVEIPDTTKLIEAVSASLPEADLAIIERAIHFAASAHAGQYRASGEPYVIHPIAAATTIAEMKLDRDSVIAALLHDVPEDTHVTIEQIHDVFGEKVAKLVDGVTKLGKIKWDPGTEHTTKAMHEKQEQAENLRKMFLAMVDDVRVVLIKLADRLHNMQTLKFKSREKQIKIATETLEIFAPLANRLGIWNIKWQLEDLCFYYLHPDNYQEITLAIYDQRETLQSYLEKVINTVEKAFEEQGIHVLEVTGRPKHIYSIYKKMMRKSRAFDQIYDLLAIRIMVEDVRDCYAALGVIHTLWRPIPGEFDDYIANPKESMYQSLHTAVLALDGRSLEVQIRTKQMHEVAEYGIAAHWRYKEGGKRDVEFEAKIAWLRRLIDWREDSGDNSDAMDFVETLKSDVFQDQVYVFTPRGDIIDLPAGATPIDFAYRIHTDIGHTCGGARVNDRLVPLSYQLQNGEVVKIIQVKNRKGPSRDWLNQALGYIKTAGARDKVKQWFRKQEREDNLSHGRDILETELKRLGLDNISFESVASHFPKYDKADDFLAALGYGGITINAVANRLLEEKKTQQSLPEFAQPNSIVTSGNDKAPVLTANMQVSGMDGLLTSLAKCCHPVPGDEVVGYVTMTKGISVHRSDCSNILHIPEKDQGRLMRVNWGDKSVQYYRVPIRMEAMDRVGLLRDISVLVADENINMSDFRTLQTNSRGIITILFNVDVTSVDQLYRVFHKLQGVKDALEVRRDVPNSSRTKS, from the coding sequence ATGCATGATTCTGATAAAACGGCTCCAACTGTAAAATCTGGCGTTATTGAGCGGCAGGTAGAGCAGAATGGGCGCTCAACTGAAAAAAAGATTGCAGGAGCTACTGTAGAAATACCCGATACTACTAAATTGATTGAGGCTGTTTCAGCCAGTTTACCTGAGGCTGACCTTGCAATTATAGAACGGGCTATTCATTTTGCTGCTTCTGCTCATGCCGGACAATATCGCGCCAGTGGCGAGCCTTATGTAATACACCCAATTGCAGCAGCTACCACCATTGCTGAAATGAAACTTGACCGCGATTCGGTAATCGCTGCCCTTCTCCATGATGTTCCCGAAGATACCCACGTTACCATCGAACAAATTCATGATGTTTTCGGCGAAAAGGTTGCCAAGCTTGTTGACGGCGTAACCAAATTAGGGAAAATCAAATGGGATCCGGGTACTGAGCATACCACTAAGGCTATGCATGAGAAACAGGAACAGGCGGAGAACCTGCGTAAAATGTTTCTGGCGATGGTGGACGATGTGCGGGTTGTGCTGATAAAATTGGCAGACCGCCTTCACAATATGCAGACTCTCAAGTTCAAGTCGCGCGAAAAACAGATAAAGATTGCCACCGAAACCCTCGAAATCTTTGCTCCTCTCGCCAATCGTCTTGGTATTTGGAATATAAAATGGCAACTGGAAGACCTTTGCTTTTACTATCTACATCCTGATAATTACCAAGAAATAACTCTTGCTATTTATGACCAGCGCGAGACCCTGCAAAGCTACCTTGAGAAAGTTATAAACACGGTTGAAAAGGCATTTGAAGAACAGGGTATCCACGTTCTGGAAGTAACGGGCAGACCGAAGCACATTTACAGCATTTATAAAAAAATGATGCGTAAGAGTCGCGCTTTTGACCAGATTTATGATTTGCTGGCAATTCGCATTATGGTTGAGGATGTGCGCGATTGTTATGCCGCGCTTGGCGTAATTCATACGCTTTGGCGACCGATACCCGGCGAATTTGACGATTACATAGCCAACCCCAAAGAGAGTATGTATCAATCGCTTCATACGGCGGTGTTGGCTTTGGATGGGCGTTCGCTGGAAGTGCAAATACGCACTAAACAGATGCACGAAGTGGCAGAATACGGTATCGCGGCACATTGGCGCTACAAAGAGGGCGGCAAACGGGATGTTGAGTTTGAGGCAAAAATCGCTTGGTTACGCCGTCTGATAGATTGGCGCGAGGATTCCGGCGATAACTCGGATGCTATGGATTTTGTTGAAACCCTCAAGTCTGATGTATTTCAGGATCAAGTTTATGTATTTACCCCTCGCGGCGACATAATTGATTTACCTGCCGGGGCAACTCCGATTGATTTTGCCTACCGGATTCATACCGATATCGGACATACTTGCGGTGGCGCAAGGGTAAACGACCGCCTAGTGCCGCTCAGTTACCAATTGCAAAACGGCGAAGTGGTAAAAATCATTCAGGTGAAGAATCGCAAGGGACCGAGTCGCGATTGGTTGAATCAAGCGCTAGGTTATATCAAAACGGCGGGAGCACGCGATAAAGTTAAACAGTGGTTCCGCAAGCAAGAGCGCGAAGATAACCTCTCTCACGGTCGGGATATTCTTGAAACCGAACTTAAAAGGCTTGGCTTGGATAACATCAGCTTTGAAAGTGTTGCCAGCCATTTCCCTAAATATGATAAAGCCGATGATTTTCTGGCTGCGCTCGGCTATGGCGGTATAACCATAAATGCTGTAGCTAACCGCTTGCTAGAAGAGAAGAAAACCCAACAGAGCCTGCCAGAGTTTGCCCAACCCAATAGCATCGTTACCAGCGGTAACGACAAAGCGCCCGTACTAACTGCTAATATGCAGGTATCGGGGATGGATGGGTTACTTACCAGCCTAGCTAAATGCTGCCATCCCGTACCCGGTGATGAGGTGGTTGGTTATGTTACCATGACCAAAGGCATCTCAGTACATCGCTCGGATTGCTCGAATATTCTCCACATTCCAGAGAAAGATCAGGGTCGCCTGATGCGGGTAAACTGGGGAGATAAAAGCGTTCAATACTATCGCGTGCCTATACGTATGGAAGCAATGGATAGAGTAGGATTATTGCGAGATATTTCGGTACTTGTAGCGGACGAAAATATCAACATGAGCGATTTTCGAACGCTTCAGACCAATTCGCGTGGCATTATAACCATCCTTTTCAATGTGGATGTTACTAGTGTTGATCAACTCTATCGGGTGTTTCACAAACTTCAGGGTGTAAAGGATGCGCTTGAGGTGCGGCGTGACGTGCCCAATAGCAGTCGTACAAAAAGCTAA
- a CDS encoding WD40 repeat domain-containing protein, which yields MSSVIRPRLDEFLLAVLWLVTVPVWAYFGLAGYFINLSEPPNFKLPGFIIGFFFLCLMVFGLRFTIKIFLRLPKTPPKWVDSAAPVVMGITLLLGSLFSFFTLGVVLYYVFSTTLEKLMFAWGFITAVGILVFGIYLLLAALYSFEPFLLLFDKSNNQKPPWFLNWAIWINQFRVKMLSSGLARSQSERRLHGPLVFESDSLSIIHDEKAGGRPALEKTLIGQGGWHVTTLGITANASVIFAASDGSVPHFQAGGRKGILFPPEIKFWDWHSNKVQTTTLGKTQSFITRNQQVPESLLNYAFLVPAGGGKFTWITPTAVYLGDWQNDTVKVLKPEGELFLKGNGGFAPVAISPEGTKFAWCDATGQIFFWDVVADQTRPLRSYPIGHNAQFGNEEGIWGLIFSPDGTKIATIAKKGVLLQNVYTGWRWFAELKTSVEKLTTFAFNHDGFEMAIGIMILEEAIRRPSKRSKYSRPPVLQQLPPGSTDSSGKTWYSVVRIWDLRAADYIDIVVGASPIRDLAFSPDNRVLAAVDEEGVLKLWDIMPEGSAINPPRLAALLELGITGRKTRVIFSPDLKRLICATDNRILIWNIEKVRQEWKAVDSQKSVTDV from the coding sequence ATGTCTTCAGTAATCCGACCACGTCTCGACGAATTCTTGTTAGCAGTGCTTTGGCTGGTTACTGTTCCTGTTTGGGCTTATTTTGGTCTAGCCGGGTACTTTATAAACCTGTCCGAACCCCCGAATTTCAAATTGCCCGGTTTTATCATCGGTTTCTTTTTTCTCTGTTTGATGGTATTTGGGCTTCGGTTTACCATAAAAATATTCTTGAGACTTCCCAAAACCCCACCAAAATGGGTTGATAGCGCCGCTCCGGTTGTTATGGGTATTACCCTTTTGCTGGGTTCTTTATTCAGCTTTTTCACTTTGGGAGTGGTGCTATATTATGTATTCTCAACCACTCTTGAGAAATTAATGTTTGCGTGGGGTTTCATTACAGCAGTAGGCATATTGGTATTTGGTATTTATCTGCTGCTGGCAGCCCTTTATAGTTTTGAGCCGTTTCTTCTGCTGTTTGATAAGTCGAACAATCAAAAACCGCCTTGGTTCTTGAATTGGGCTATCTGGATAAATCAATTTAGAGTAAAAATGCTTTCTAGCGGTTTGGCAAGGTCACAATCGGAACGTCGGTTGCATGGGCCGCTGGTGTTTGAGTCAGATTCACTCTCTATTATCCATGACGAAAAAGCAGGTGGTCGTCCTGCTCTGGAAAAGACCTTGATTGGGCAAGGTGGTTGGCACGTCACTACTTTGGGTATTACGGCTAATGCCTCAGTTATTTTCGCCGCCAGTGATGGCTCAGTCCCACACTTTCAGGCAGGTGGAAGAAAAGGGATTTTGTTCCCGCCCGAAATCAAGTTCTGGGATTGGCATAGCAATAAGGTACAAACTACCACTCTCGGCAAAACTCAGTCTTTTATAACCCGAAATCAGCAAGTACCCGAATCACTCCTTAATTATGCTTTCCTTGTGCCGGCGGGCGGAGGGAAATTTACTTGGATTACCCCCACTGCGGTTTATTTGGGTGACTGGCAAAATGATACAGTCAAAGTTTTAAAGCCGGAAGGTGAGCTATTCTTAAAGGGAAACGGGGGGTTTGCGCCCGTAGCTATCAGCCCTGAAGGCACAAAATTTGCGTGGTGTGATGCCACAGGGCAAATCTTTTTCTGGGATGTAGTCGCTGACCAGACCCGCCCACTGCGTTCGTATCCCATCGGGCACAATGCTCAATTTGGCAATGAAGAAGGTATTTGGGGTTTAATTTTTAGCCCTGACGGTACAAAAATAGCAACTATTGCTAAGAAAGGCGTATTGCTACAAAATGTTTATACCGGCTGGCGCTGGTTTGCCGAATTAAAAACAAGCGTAGAAAAACTGACTACCTTTGCTTTTAATCATGATGGGTTTGAAATGGCTATCGGTATAATGATTCTGGAAGAAGCGATTCGCCGACCTTCGAAACGTTCCAAATATAGCCGCCCACCTGTTCTCCAGCAATTGCCGCCCGGTAGTACCGATTCTTCCGGTAAGACATGGTATTCAGTAGTACGCATCTGGGATTTAAGAGCAGCCGATTATATTGATATTGTGGTTGGAGCTAGTCCCATCCGCGACCTCGCTTTTAGCCCCGATAATCGGGTTCTCGCGGCGGTTGACGAGGAAGGGGTTTTGAAGCTGTGGGATATTATGCCGGAAGGCAGCGCGATTAATCCCCCTCGCTTGGCGGCTTTGCTGGAATTGGGTATAACCGGGCGAAAGACTAGGGTAATTTTCTCACCCGATCTCAAACGCCTGATTTGCGCCACCGATAATCGCATTTTAATCTGGAATATTGAGAAAGTGCGGCAGGAGTGGAAAGCCGTGGATTCTCAAAAATCAGTAACAGATGTATGA